One Triticum dicoccoides isolate Atlit2015 ecotype Zavitan chromosome 4B, WEW_v2.0, whole genome shotgun sequence genomic window carries:
- the LOC119296058 gene encoding proteasome subunit alpha type-5-like — MFLTRTEYDRGVNTFSPEGRLFQVEYAIEAIKLGSTAIGLMTKDGVVLAVEKRVTSPLLEPSSVEKIMEIDEHVGCAMSGLIADARTLVEHARVETQNHRFSYGEPMTVESTTQAICDLALRFGEGDEESMSRPFGVSLLIAGHDENGPSMYYTDPSGTFWQCNAKAIGSGSEGADSSLQEQYNKELTIAEAETIALSILKQVMEEKVTPNNVDIAKVSPSYHLYTPAEVEAVIARL, encoded by the exons ATGTTTCTCACGAG GACGGAGTACGACCGTGGGGTCAACACCTTCTCCCCGGAGGGGCGGCTGTTCCAGGTCGAGTACGCCATTGAGGCCATCAAG TTGGGCTCCACTGCAATCGGCTTGATGACTAAGGATGGTGTTGTACTGGCTGTTGAGAAACGTGTCACCTCACCGCTGCTG GAACCAAGCAGTGTGGAGAAAATCATGGAAATTGATGAGCATGTCGGCTGTGCCATGAGTGGCCTTATTGCTGACGCCAGAACACTGGTTGAGCATGCTCGTGTTGAGACTCAG AATCATAGGTTCTCATATGGGGAGCCAATGACAGTAGAGTCTACCACACAAGCTATCTGTGACTTAGCTTTGCGCTTTGGTGAAGGTGATGAAGAATCAATG TCACGGCCGTTTGGAGTCTCTCTCCTTATTGCCGGTCATGATGAAAATGGACCCAGCAT GTACTACACAGACCCGTCGGGGACCTTCTGGCAGTGCAATGCCAAGGCAATTGGGTCGGGCTCTGAAGGAGCTGATAGCTCATTACAAGAGCAGTACAACAAG GAACTGACCATCGCTGAGGCAGAGACCATAGCCCTTTCTATCCTGAAGCAGGTTATGGAAGAAAAG GTGACCCCGAACAACGTTGACATTGCGAAGGTCTCCCCTAGCTACCACCTCTACACCCCTGCAGAGGTTGAGGCGGTCATCGCGAGGTTGTGA